The genomic interval GCATCCCTCCGCCGAGACTCACGCAAGAAGGCAAGCACCCCCTCGCTGATGGCCTCGGCCAGCTTCTCCTGGTAGTCCCCCCGCGCCAGCCGCGCTCCCTCCTCTGGATGCGAGATGTAGCCCACCTCGACGAGCACCGCCGGGCACTCCACCCCCGAGAGCACGAAGAAGGGCGCCTGCTGCACCCCCCGGTCCGCCGCCTTCGTGCGGGCCACCAACCGGGGATGAATCGAATACGCCAACCGCGACGAATCCGCGTGCGCCTCCGTGCGCACCAGGTCCTCCAGAATCAACGCCAGCGTCGAGTCCCCTCGCGCCGCCCGAGCCACCGGCGCCTCCGCGTTCTCCCGGTCCGCCACCGCCAGCGCCGCCTCACCTGACGCATTCGCCGACAGGAAGTACGTCTCCACCCCCTCCGTCCGCGCTCGCATCCGCGGCGTGGGCATCGAGTTGGCGTGAATGGAGATGAACAGGTCCGCGCCGTGGTCGTTCGTCATCGCCACGCGCTCCGTCAGGCTCATCAGCGAGTCCCGCTCGCGCGTCAGGTACACCTCGCCCCCGGCTGCCTCCAGCTTCGTGCGCAGCCGGTGGGCAATCTGCAGCGCCACCTCCTTCTCGCGCAGCGCCCCGGGCCCCTTGGCGCCCTCCTTGGCGCCTCCATGTCCAGGGTCGATGACGATGCGCGCGGGCCGCTCGCCGGCCTCCACGCGAACGGGGACCAGCCAGAGACACGCAACCAGGGCCAGCAGCGGACGGAGAGACAGCCTCATGCCAGGCGGAATCGTAGCGGAGCCCTCCCCCGCGCGCGAAATCCCCGCCTCAGCCGATGACGTCGATACCCGGCCGCCCCGCCTGGACCTCGCCGATGAGCGCGGCGTCCACGCCCACCTTCTCCAGCGCCTTGAGCGCCTTGAGCGCATCGCGCGCGGGCACACTGGCCAGGAGACCCCCGTTCGTCTGCGCGTCCGCGAGCACCCACTGAATCGCCTCGGGTAGCCCCTGCGGGAAACGGACCTTCTTCTTCACGTGCTCCAGGTTCGACTTCGTCCCACCCGGCACCACGCCCGCATCCGCCAGCGCCGGCACGTCCGAGATGAGCGGAATGCGCTCCAGGTCCACCGCGGCCCGCGTCTTCGCGCCCGTCATCATCTCCAGCAAATGGCCCAACAGGCCGTAGCCCGTCACGTCCGTCAGCGCGTTCACCTTGAACTTGCCGGACGCGAAGACCTCACCCGCGGCGCGGTTGAGCGTCGTCATCAACGCGATGACCCGCTTCGACAGCTGCTTCGACGCCAGCCCCCGCTTGATGGCCGTGGTCGCGATGCCCGTGCCCAGCGGCTTGGTCAACAGCAACACGTCCCCGGGCTTCGCCCCCGCGTTGGTGAGCACCTTCTTCGGGTTCACCACACCCGTGACGGCCAGGCCGTACTTGGGCTCGGGGTCCCGGATGCTGTGGCCTCCGAGGATGGGGATGCCCGCCTCGTCCGCCTTCGACTGGCCCCCGGCCAGAATCTTGGACAGCACGGACAGGGGCAGGCTGTCGGGGAAGCCCACCAGGTTGAGCGCGAACAGGGGCTTGGCCCCCATCGCGTAGATGTCCGACAGCGCGTTCGCCGCGGCGATGGCGCCGAACTGGAACGGGTCGTCCACCACCGGCGGGAAGAAGTCCACCGTCTCCACCACGGCGAGGCCGGGCGCCAGACGGTAGACCGCCGCGTCGTCATTCGTGTTGAAGCCCACCAGGGCCTGGGGGCCTCGGGAGGACTTCAGTCCCCCCAGGATGCGCTGCAGGTCCCCTGCCCGAAGCTTCGCCGCGCAACCCGCGCAGTGACTCAGCTCGGTGAGGCGCAGTCGCTTCACCGACTTCGCGTCCGCCACGGCGTGTTCCCCTTCTCCCGGGCCCGCCCGGAATGGGGCAGGCCATGTGTCCCGCTCAGACGACGCGCACGTACTCGCGCTTGAGCAACTGCACCAACCCCTCGGCCGTGAGGACATCGTCCGCGTCCGCGCGGTCCAACACTCCCGCCAGGCTGCCCTGGTTGATGACCAGTTGGAGCACGTCCAACAACTCCGGCGTCAGCTCCTTGAGCGGCGGCCCCAGCGGAACGGCGAGCTGGAGCGTGGCCTCGGGCGGAGGGAGGCTGGGCTGCAGGCGCTTGAACTCGTCGAGCTGCCGGAGCGCGTCCATCAACAGCGCCTCCGTCGACGAGTCCAGCTCCACCATGAACTCCTGGCTGTCGGCCGGACGCAGCTCGAAGTCACCCGACTCCCAGGTGATGATGCGGTTGAAGCTCTTCTGCGGCCCCAGGTTGTGGTTCTCGTTGATGACCGCGTAGTACACGCGGCCCTGGCGCAGGTAGATCTTCCCCTCCTGAGTGCTGTTGACCACCAGCACGCCGTTCTTCTTGGAGGTGTGGAAGAGCTGGAGCAGGTCCGGCAGGGGAATCTCTTCAATCTTCCCCGTCATGGAGCTGCCCTTGGTGGTGGTCCGCGCGGCCTGGGCGGCGGCGGCCTCCTCCAGCTTCTGCTTGGCCACGCTCTCATCCACGTTGGCGCCTTCGGCCCCCTGGTGCACCAGCTTCAGGATGGAGGTGCCGATGAGGATGCGGTCGCCTTCCTTCAGGCGCGCCTGCTTCACCTTCTCGCCGTTGACGAAGGTGCCGTTGGTGGAGCCCATGTCCTCGATGGTGATCTTCCCGTCGGAGAAGCTGATCTTCGCGTGCTTGCGCGAGACCATGTCCTCCACGAGGACCATGTCCAGCTCGCTGGAACGGCCGATGACGATGTGCTTCTCCGCCTTCAAGGGGAACTCGCCCCCCTGGTACTTCCCGGAGATGAACTTCAGGGCATAGCTCTTCGAGATATCCATGGTCATCAACCCGCCTGCTCCACCTTGCCGGGGTCCTTCACCAGGTTGAGATACATCTGCGCGCTCTTGTTGTCAGGGCTGCGCGCCAGCACGTCCTCCCAGACCTGCACCGCCTCCACCCGGCGTCCCGCCGAGTACAGCGCGACGCCGTACTGGATACGGCCTGGGATGAAAGACGGGTTCTGCGCGATGACCTGTTCGTACTCGGTGATGGCCGCCGCGTTGTCTCCCGCGTCGCGCAGGGCGTTGCCCAGCTTGAGCCGGATGTCCACGAACTGGGGACACAGGCCCAAGGCACGCCGGTACTCCTCGATGGCCTTCTGCCAGGCACCGCTGGACGCGTAGACGTCCCCAATCTCGCCGTACATGTTGGCGATCTTCTTCTCGACATAGGGGTCCAGTTCTCCCGGGCCCGTCTTCTGCCGGGAGAGGGCGGCCTGGTAGACCTCCTTCGCCTCGGCGTACTTCCCCATGTCGTTGTAGATGACCGCCAGGTTCAGCGCCGCTTCGGTGTACGCCGGATTCAGGTTCAACGCGGACTCGAACGCCCGCTGCGCCCGGGCGAACTGGCCCTGGTCGTGGTAGATGATGCCGAGCATGTTGAACACGTCCGCGAACGTCGGATTCTGCTCGACGATTTTCGCGAGGTACTGCTCGGCCTGGGCGTACTGCTTCTTCTCGAAGTAGCCGCGCCCGAGGGTCAGTAGCTGCTTGAGGGGCTCTTCCATGACTCGGCCCGTCCTCGGGCCCTGCCTCCGACGCGGGGTAGCCTACATGAGGCCGGGCGAAAACAAGAATTCATCACCGTGAAGCGTGAGCGACAACGACCGCTGGCCCCGGGTGTCCACCGGCCTCGACGGGAGGGAGCCCTGGAGCCGCCAGTGCTCCGTGA from Myxococcus stipitatus carries:
- a CDS encoding FHA domain-containing protein; this encodes MDISKSYALKFISGKYQGGEFPLKAEKHIVIGRSSELDMVLVEDMVSRKHAKISFSDGKITIEDMGSTNGTFVNGEKVKQARLKEGDRILIGTSILKLVHQGAEGANVDESVAKQKLEEAAAAQAARTTTKGSSMTGKIEEIPLPDLLQLFHTSKKNGVLVVNSTQEGKIYLRQGRVYYAVINENHNLGPQKSFNRIITWESGDFELRPADSQEFMVELDSSTEALLMDALRQLDEFKRLQPSLPPPEATLQLAVPLGPPLKELTPELLDVLQLVINQGSLAGVLDRADADDVLTAEGLVQLLKREYVRVV
- a CDS encoding tetratricopeptide repeat protein, which produces MEEPLKQLLTLGRGYFEKKQYAQAEQYLAKIVEQNPTFADVFNMLGIIYHDQGQFARAQRAFESALNLNPAYTEAALNLAVIYNDMGKYAEAKEVYQAALSRQKTGPGELDPYVEKKIANMYGEIGDVYASSGAWQKAIEEYRRALGLCPQFVDIRLKLGNALRDAGDNAAAITEYEQVIAQNPSFIPGRIQYGVALYSAGRRVEAVQVWEDVLARSPDNKSAQMYLNLVKDPGKVEQAG
- a CDS encoding N-acetylmuramoyl-L-alanine amidase, which gives rise to MRLSLRPLLALVACLWLVPVRVEAGERPARIVIDPGHGGAKEGAKGPGALREKEVALQIAHRLRTKLEAAGGEVYLTRERDSLMSLTERVAMTNDHGADLFISIHANSMPTPRMRARTEGVETYFLSANASGEAALAVADRENAEAPVARAARGDSTLALILEDLVRTEAHADSSRLAYSIHPRLVARTKAADRGVQQAPFFVLSGVECPAVLVEVGYISHPEEGARLARGDYQEKLAEAISEGVLAFLRESRRRDASRPAQVASPAAP
- the selD gene encoding selenide, water dikinase SelD, with product MKRLRLTELSHCAGCAAKLRAGDLQRILGGLKSSRGPQALVGFNTNDDAAVYRLAPGLAVVETVDFFPPVVDDPFQFGAIAAANALSDIYAMGAKPLFALNLVGFPDSLPLSVLSKILAGGQSKADEAGIPILGGHSIRDPEPKYGLAVTGVVNPKKVLTNAGAKPGDVLLLTKPLGTGIATTAIKRGLASKQLSKRVIALMTTLNRAAGEVFASGKFKVNALTDVTGYGLLGHLLEMMTGAKTRAAVDLERIPLISDVPALADAGVVPGGTKSNLEHVKKKVRFPQGLPEAIQWVLADAQTNGGLLASVPARDALKALKALEKVGVDAALIGEVQAGRPGIDVIG